Part of the Flavobacteriales bacterium genome is shown below.
AGAAGACATCGAAATTTTTTGCTTCGGTCTGAACCTTCTGAGCAAATGCTACAGACAAGCCTGCGCAAAAAACGATTAGGGTTAGGAGTTTTTTCATCTAAGTGGGTCTATTGGTTGATTTTGATTTTAAGTGATTCTTCGATAGTCGTGGCCGGAATGGCAAAACCGATGTCATCCACGCTTCGGCTTCGCATTTCTGAGGTAACGATTCCCATCAGGATCCCGTCAGGTCGGATGAGCGCGCCACCGCTGTTCCCTCCACTGATGGCCACATCTGTCTGTATCAGTTGGTGGCCACCGAACTTCCGTTTTCCGGAGATGATGCCGCGCGTTACGGTCTGTCCCAACTCCACATCTGCCGGAGTTCCAATGGCGTAGGCATCTGCGCCTGTTTCAATCTGATTTGAGAGAGCAAGTTTCAACGGTTTCAGACCTGTGGTGTCGAGTTTTAGCAGCGCAAGGTCAATGGCCTCGTTCATTCGGATGAACTTCAGCGGGATCTTCTTTTCCACATCATCACCCATAATGGCTTTCAGGTCGGTGGTGTCATCCTCAACCACGTGGGCATTGGTCACGATGTAGCCATCAGGTGTGATCACGCATCCACTTCCGTGACCTTCGTTGGTAACAACGGTGACGACCGATTTTACCGCATCGCTAACAGAACTGACAAACTCAGAACCGGAATTAAGGTCAAGTTCTTCCTCTTCGGTCAGCGGAATCGGGACAGGGCTGCTCAAGATGGATTGAACCGTATCCAATGCAAGGAAACGTTTGAAAGAATTGTCCAACGCTTCCACAAATGACTCTCGGATGATGGACTCTTTGCCATCCTTGTCCAACGATTCCTCGTTGAATTCAACCCATTCTGAATTTCCATGAAAAGTCTTGTCATACAGGTATTGCAGTTCGTCCATCGTTTCCAAGGCCCACGCTGTACGCACCTCGCATCGCAGCTTCTCGTCTGCGGTGATGTAAACCAACGAAACTGTTCGACTGTCCAGTTTCAAGGTTTTGTCAAGAGCCGCGTTGGCAGAATCGATCCCGTATTCTGCATCGATAAGTAGCTTGCTGATGTCTTCGTAGATCTTCAGGTCGGCCATGGACTGAAACTCGTCCGTTGAATCCCGTACCTCATAACCGTACCCGTTTGTGAACTGTTTCATTGTGGGGTAATCGTGCACCTTCACTCCGTTCTTCGATAATTTGAACTCGTGGTCTCCTGCCGTAATGAAGAGCTGGTTGGTGTCTTTGGTCAGAATAGGAATTAGTTCGGGAAGGTCCACTTTCTTGGGGAAGATCTTTCCGGGAATAGGAATAATGGCCCCCCAAGCTGCGAGACCAACGCCCAGGTTGGTGTACATGAGCACGGTCTGTGCCGTTGAGGGCGAAACTCCCGAACCGAAACGTGAAGAGCTTTGGATAAAGTGGACCGGTGTGAAGATGGTAGCTACGATATTTGAGGATATCGCAAGCGCAATGTCTAAGCGTTTGAGGCGATTGCTCGAAGTACGGGTCAGCTCAATGGTGTTGCTGACGAATCCTGTCCTTTCCTGGCGTATGAAGTACCGCTTGTGAAAATGGTTCAGTTTGATCTTGGTCTTACGGGAGGTGATCTCCTCATAAGGGCCGTCTTCCTTCTCAGCAATGGAAACAGTAACCTCCGGTGTGGCTGTGATGAATGCGGTTTTTCTGGTGAGTGCGATATATCCGCAACTTGAAAAAAGAAGATTGCTGGCCAAAATGGTGGTCAGCGTTAGACGCTTCAGGGTAGAAAAAATCATTGTTATTCGGTGGGTGAGTCGTATTTGAGATTGCCCGACAAAATACAATTTTAGTGTTAGCTGGTTCGGCCTCTGCAAATAAAAAAGGATGGCTTGCGGCCATCCTTTCAATTTCGGTATGAATCGGAAGAATTACTTCATTCCTTTCTTTGGCAACCACTTGGCAAATTCCTTACCTGCCTTGGCGTAGGATTCCTGAATACGGTTACCGGTATCCCAAGCCGCACCGTTGAATGCATTTCCAGGAGCTCCGATCAGATCCATTTCTCCAAGAGTTTTGTCAGAACCTGTTTCAACCAAACTGATTTTCAGGTTGATACTTGCTGGAACGGTCATTACCATTGGTACGCTGAATCCAGGCTCGGTCATGGTAGTATGAACGATAAGCGTGTACTTGGCATCGTCTCTTCCTGTTCCGATGGACATTCCTTCCTTGCTCATGCCTTTGTTGAACAACTCCTCAAACTTCCCTTGAAAACGGCCTTCACGATCGGCCACCCAAGCCTTTGACCAGCTGTCGCCCCGTCCGGCCTCTTTTTCGTTGTATTCCTTGATCTTTTTTGCCACGTAGGCCGTTTCTTTCATCTCATTCTTGCCCGTGCCAACGTTCATGTCATCATACTTGTACACAACGTTTACTTCCTTTTGACCGGACAAAGCTTTGAATGAACCTTTGGTCAATTTCATTTTCTGGGCTGAGGCTCCCGTTGCGATCAGGACACCAACTACCATCGATAGAATAATTCTTGTTTTCATTGCAGATTGATTTGGTTAACGTGTTTGTAACACAAATGTAACCGCCTTCTCAACATGTCAAATAGGTAAAACTTCGTATTCATCAGAAATTTCACGTTTCCGATCCCATACTTTTGAAACATGAATCAGAACCTCGATCCATCTTCCGAGAATCAGCTTCCCATTGACCGAGAAACGGAGCGGGCGCTGCGCCCCGTGGGCTTCAATGAGTTCAGCGGGCAGGACAAGGTGGTGGAGAATCTGAAGATCTTCGTTCAGGCGGCCAAACAGCGCGAGGAGGCGTTGGATCACGTGCTTCTGCATGGCCCGCCAGGGCTGGGCAAGACCACGTTGGCCAACATCATTGCCAATGATCTGGGTGTGAGTCTGAAATTGACATCAGGTCCCGTGTTGGACAAGCCTGGAGATCTTGCCGGACTGCTCACCAACCTCGAGCCGAACGATGTGCTGTTCATTGACGAGATCCATCGTCTTTCGCCCGTAGTGGAGGAATATCTCTACTCGGCCATGGAAGATTACCGCATCGATATTATGATAGAGACCGGACCGAATGCGCGTTCGGTGCAGATCAACCTCAATCCATTTACGCTTGTGGGTGCCACCACTCGTTCCGGTCTGCTCACTTCGCCCTTGCGTGCACGTTTCGGGATCACCTCCCGCTTGGAATACTATGATGCGAAGGTTTTGGCGGGAATTGTGAAGCGATCCGCAGCCATTCTTGACGTTCCGATTGATGATGATGCAGCGGTGGAAATCGCGCGCAGAAGTCGTGGTACGCCACGGATCACCAATGCCTTGCTCAGGCGCGTTCGAGACTTCGCGCAGATAAAAGGCGATGGAACGATCACGAAGGATATTACGCAATTCGCACTCAATGCCCTGAATGTGGATAAGCACGGTTTGGATGAGATGGACAACCGCATCCTCAGAACCATCATTGAGAAGTTCAAAGGCGGCCCGGTCGGGTTGACAACTGTTGCAACTGCCGTTGGAGAAGAAGCTGGAACCATTGAGGAGGTTTACGAACCGTTCCTCATCATGGAAGGCTACATTTCCAGAACGCCTCGTGGCCGTCAGGCAACGGAACGCGCCTACGAGCATCTCGGAAAAGTAAGTCCAGGCCGTGAGGGAACACTCTTCGAATAGATGGTTCACGCAGAGACGCAGAGAAACGGAGATTTCCAAATGCAGGAAAATGAGATAACCGGGACGATACTCGACACGTGTATTCAGATTCATCGAGAACTTGGTCCGGGCCTTTTCGAGTCTGTTTATGAAGAGATTCTTGCATATG
Proteins encoded:
- the ruvB gene encoding Holliday junction branch migration DNA helicase RuvB, which translates into the protein MNQNLDPSSENQLPIDRETERALRPVGFNEFSGQDKVVENLKIFVQAAKQREEALDHVLLHGPPGLGKTTLANIIANDLGVSLKLTSGPVLDKPGDLAGLLTNLEPNDVLFIDEIHRLSPVVEEYLYSAMEDYRIDIMIETGPNARSVQINLNPFTLVGATTRSGLLTSPLRARFGITSRLEYYDAKVLAGIVKRSAAILDVPIDDDAAVEIARRSRGTPRITNALLRRVRDFAQIKGDGTITKDITQFALNALNVDKHGLDEMDNRILRTIIEKFKGGPVGLTTVATAVGEEAGTIEEVYEPFLIMEGYISRTPRGRQATERAYEHLGKVSPGREGTLFE
- a CDS encoding trypsin-like serine protease; translation: MIFSTLKRLTLTTILASNLLFSSCGYIALTRKTAFITATPEVTVSIAEKEDGPYEEITSRKTKIKLNHFHKRYFIRQERTGFVSNTIELTRTSSNRLKRLDIALAISSNIVATIFTPVHFIQSSSRFGSGVSPSTAQTVLMYTNLGVGLAAWGAIIPIPGKIFPKKVDLPELIPILTKDTNQLFITAGDHEFKLSKNGVKVHDYPTMKQFTNGYGYEVRDSTDEFQSMADLKIYEDISKLLIDAEYGIDSANAALDKTLKLDSRTVSLVYITADEKLRCEVRTAWALETMDELQYLYDKTFHGNSEWVEFNEESLDKDGKESIIRESFVEALDNSFKRFLALDTVQSILSSPVPIPLTEEEELDLNSGSEFVSSVSDAVKSVVTVVTNEGHGSGCVITPDGYIVTNAHVVEDDTTDLKAIMGDDVEKKIPLKFIRMNEAIDLALLKLDTTGLKPLKLALSNQIETGADAYAIGTPADVELGQTVTRGIISGKRKFGGHQLIQTDVAISGGNSGGALIRPDGILMGIVTSEMRSRSVDDIGFAIPATTIEESLKIKINQ